One part of the Rhodospirillales bacterium genome encodes these proteins:
- the miaA gene encoding tRNA (adenosine(37)-N6)-dimethylallyltransferase MiaA: protein MTVTSGPVILLGGPTASGKSGLAMRLARAVSGILINADSMQVYADLRVLTARPSPQDEAALPHRLYGAIDAAERCSVGLWHGLAHDAADQAVQVGRVPILVGGTGLYLEAFRKGLSPIPETPPDLRQRLSVRLAAEGSEVLHAELVACDPDLAAQLPPGDSQRIQRALEVLELTGVPLSEWRKRPRTGAWPGPLLYLVVAPARDALYRSCESRFDAMLAAGALDEVRQLTARGLDSSLPAMRALGVPHLMAHLDGHLSLEEAAERAKTGTRRYAKRQSTWFRHQAAEALRIEGFGHDKAAESAVESAAQFLLTAQGTPA from the coding sequence ATGACAGTCACAAGCGGGCCCGTGATTCTGCTCGGCGGACCGACGGCTTCGGGCAAATCGGGCCTCGCCATGCGGCTTGCCAGGGCGGTGAGCGGCATTCTGATCAACGCCGACAGCATGCAGGTCTACGCCGATCTGCGTGTGCTGACCGCACGGCCGTCGCCCCAGGACGAGGCGGCCCTGCCGCATCGTCTCTACGGGGCGATTGATGCCGCCGAGCGCTGTTCGGTCGGTCTCTGGCACGGTCTTGCCCATGACGCGGCGGATCAGGCTGTGCAGGTGGGCAGGGTCCCGATCCTGGTCGGTGGCACCGGGCTCTATCTCGAAGCCTTTCGCAAGGGGCTGTCTCCCATCCCCGAAACGCCCCCTGACCTGCGCCAGAGACTGTCGGTACGCCTTGCCGCCGAGGGATCCGAGGTGCTCCACGCCGAGCTTGTGGCCTGTGATCCCGACCTGGCCGCCCAGCTGCCGCCCGGCGACAGTCAGCGGATCCAGCGTGCCCTCGAAGTCCTTGAGCTGACGGGGGTTCCGCTCTCGGAATGGCGGAAGCGGCCCCGGACCGGCGCCTGGCCTGGTCCTTTGCTCTATCTCGTGGTCGCGCCGGCGCGCGATGCGCTCTACCGATCTTGCGAGTCGCGGTTCGACGCCATGCTCGCCGCAGGCGCGCTCGATGAGGTCCGCCAGCTCACCGCACGAGGGCTTGATTCCTCGCTGCCGGCGATGCGGGCCTTGGGCGTGCCGCACCTGATGGCTCATCTCGACGGGCATCTCTCGCTTGAGGAGGCCGCGGAACGTGCAAAGACAGGTACACGGCGCTATGCCAAGCGGCAGTCGACCTGGTTTCGCCATCAGGCTGCCGAGGCCCTGCGGATCGAGGGTTTCGGCCATGACAAGGCGGCGGAATCGGCGGTTGAGAGCGCGGCGCAGTTTCTGTTGACCGCCCAGGGGACTCCGGCCTAG
- a CDS encoding HAD hydrolase family protein: protein MRGWAHEHRLSPAETLAVGNGANDIAMIEATGLVVGYHPVPAVAEVADAVTRHNDLTALPYAQGYRRDTFVEVWSGSHSVGTALHP, encoded by the coding sequence ATGCGAGGCTGGGCCCATGAGCACCGACTCTCACCGGCAGAAACGCTGGCCGTCGGCAATGGTGCCAACGATATCGCGATGATCGAAGCAACCGGTCTGGTCGTGGGCTATCATCCGGTGCCGGCCGTCGCCGAGGTGGCGGACGCGGTGACCCGCCACAACGACCTGACGGCGTTGCCCTACGCCCAAGGATACCGGCGCGACACGTTCGTCGAGGTCTGGAGCGGATCGCACTCAGTTGGAACCGCTCTGCATCCTTGA
- a CDS encoding DegQ family serine endoprotease produces the protein MTRRFFGVFLALLVLPVALLSAPVDARQAPESFADLAEKLMPAVVSISTETYVEDSQQLPGIPRGTPFEEFFQEFFDRHGYGIPQDSLPVSLGSGFIIGSEGYVVTNVHVIEEADRIFVRLNDAAEYEATVVGTDPKTDIALLKVEADVPLPYVSFGDSDAVRIGDWALAIGNPFGFGNSVTAGIISARQRDINSGPYDEFLQTDAPINRGNSGGPLFSMDGNVIGVNTAIYSPSGGSVGIGFAVPSSIVERVVDQLLEFGRTKRGWLGVRIQSITPDIAEAFGLPNSEGALVASLTPDGPAENAGLEAGDVITNFNGTPITEMRELPRAVAETDVGREVEVIAIRNGEEMTFSVVLGELEAFEEQLVSGLGSEEDDTRKPVSNEMLGMTIRPVTPEIAQQLGRSPNKPGLIVTEVQSGSPAARAGIQPGDMVLEVGKVQVETVQQVSDLIDAARERDSRSIVIRIDRDGNPQFLAIQLDDE, from the coding sequence ATGACACGACGCTTCTTCGGTGTTTTCCTTGCCCTTCTTGTGCTTCCGGTCGCGTTGCTCTCCGCGCCGGTCGATGCACGTCAGGCCCCGGAGAGCTTCGCCGATCTGGCTGAAAAGCTGATGCCGGCCGTGGTCTCGATATCGACAGAGACCTATGTCGAGGACAGCCAGCAGCTTCCGGGCATTCCCAGGGGCACGCCGTTCGAGGAGTTCTTCCAGGAGTTCTTCGATCGCCACGGCTATGGGATTCCCCAAGATAGCCTGCCTGTCTCCCTGGGCTCGGGTTTCATCATCGGTTCCGAGGGTTACGTCGTCACCAACGTCCACGTCATCGAGGAGGCCGACCGAATCTTTGTCCGTCTCAATGACGCCGCCGAGTACGAAGCGACCGTTGTGGGAACCGACCCCAAGACAGACATCGCGCTGCTCAAGGTCGAGGCGGATGTGCCGCTGCCCTATGTCAGCTTCGGCGATTCCGATGCTGTGCGGATCGGCGACTGGGCGCTCGCGATCGGCAACCCGTTCGGTTTCGGCAACTCTGTGACTGCCGGTATCATCTCGGCGCGCCAGCGCGACATCAATTCCGGCCCCTATGACGAGTTCCTGCAGACCGATGCCCCGATCAACCGCGGCAACTCCGGCGGCCCGCTGTTCAGCATGGACGGCAACGTGATCGGCGTGAACACGGCGATCTATTCGCCCTCGGGTGGCTCGGTCGGCATCGGCTTCGCCGTGCCATCCAGCATCGTGGAACGTGTCGTCGATCAGCTTCTGGAGTTCGGCCGCACGAAGCGCGGCTGGCTCGGCGTCCGCATCCAGTCGATCACGCCCGATATCGCCGAGGCATTCGGCCTACCCAACTCCGAGGGCGCCCTGGTCGCCAGCCTGACGCCCGACGGCCCGGCCGAGAACGCCGGACTGGAGGCCGGCGACGTGATCACGAACTTCAACGGCACGCCGATCACCGAGATGCGCGAGCTGCCGCGGGCCGTTGCCGAGACTGACGTCGGCCGCGAGGTCGAGGTGATCGCCATTCGCAACGGCGAGGAAATGACCTTCTCGGTCGTGCTGGGAGAGCTCGAGGCGTTTGAAGAACAGCTCGTCTCGGGTCTCGGCAGCGAGGAAGACGACACGCGCAAGCCCGTCAGCAACGAAATGCTGGGTATGACAATCCGTCCGGTCACACCGGAAATCGCGCAGCAGCTGGGCCGCTCGCCCAACAAGCCTGGTCTCATTGTCACCGAAGTGCAATCCGGCAGTCCGGCGGCGCGTGCCGGTATCCAGCCGGGCGACATGGTGCTCGAGGTCGGCAAGGTGCAGGTCGAGACCGTTCAGCAGGTCAGCGACCTGATCGATGCGGCCCGTGAGCGTGATTCCCGATCCATCGTCATCCGCATCGATCGTGACGGAAATCCGCAGTTCCTCGCCATCCAGCTCGATGACGAGTAA
- a CDS encoding DUF2065 domain-containing protein translates to MDVWLMAPGLALFIEGAAYALFPQTMKRSMVHVLAQPSSTLRVAGLGLALVAVLFVWMVRG, encoded by the coding sequence ATGGATGTCTGGTTGATGGCGCCCGGTCTCGCATTGTTTATCGAAGGTGCGGCCTATGCTCTGTTTCCTCAGACGATGAAACGGTCCATGGTGCATGTGCTCGCGCAGCCGTCGTCGACGCTCCGGGTCGCTGGGCTCGGCTTGGCGCTGGTTGCTGTGCTGTTTGTATGGATGGTCCGTGGCTGA
- the hflC gene encoding protease modulator HflC translates to MNIKIVLIAVVSAIVLIVGSTCVFTVAQYEQALVLRFGKWERTITEPGLNFKLPTFVDEVIYYENRVLQIDGQPEQVTASDQKRLVVDAFALYRITDALRFKNAAQNVQNFEPLIQQALTATLRENIGRVPLVDVVSGERQSLMSQIRDGLETASAQFGVEIVDVRIKRTDLPTENSEAIYRRMQTEREREAAEIRAEGEEQALRIRAEADRTRTVLISEARRQSEILRGEGDGEAVRIFAHAFGQDVEFFTFYRTMQAYRESLNANDTTLVLSPDNDFLQYLNTFEGLQIPGVGVSQ, encoded by the coding sequence ATGAACATCAAGATTGTCCTCATTGCTGTGGTTTCCGCGATCGTTCTGATCGTCGGGTCAACCTGCGTCTTCACCGTCGCCCAGTACGAGCAGGCCCTGGTGCTTCGCTTCGGCAAGTGGGAACGCACCATCACCGAACCGGGCCTGAACTTCAAGCTGCCGACCTTCGTGGACGAGGTGATCTACTACGAGAACCGTGTGCTTCAGATCGACGGACAGCCCGAGCAGGTGACCGCGTCCGACCAGAAGCGTCTCGTCGTGGATGCCTTCGCCCTCTACAGGATCACCGATGCCCTGCGGTTCAAGAACGCTGCACAGAACGTTCAGAACTTCGAGCCGCTGATCCAGCAGGCCCTCACTGCCACGCTGCGTGAGAACATCGGACGTGTGCCGCTTGTCGATGTCGTCTCCGGTGAACGTCAGTCCCTGATGAGCCAGATCCGGGATGGCCTCGAGACCGCGAGCGCGCAGTTCGGTGTCGAGATCGTCGATGTCCGGATCAAGCGTACGGACCTTCCGACCGAGAACAGCGAGGCGATTTATCGCCGGATGCAGACCGAACGTGAGCGTGAAGCTGCGGAAATTCGCGCCGAGGGCGAGGAGCAGGCGCTGCGCATTCGCGCGGAGGCCGACCGTACCCGTACCGTCCTGATCTCCGAGGCGCGCCGGCAGTCCGAGATCCTGCGTGGTGAGGGCGATGGTGAGGCTGTCCGCATCTTTGCTCATGCATTCGGCCAGGATGTCGAGTTCTTCACCTTCTACCGGACCATGCAGGCCTACCGGGAGTCGCTGAACGCGAACGACACGACACTCGTCCTGTCGCCAGACAACGACTTTCTGCAGTACCTCAACACCTTCGAAGGGCTTCAGATTCCCGGTGTCGGGGTAAGCCAGTAA